The window AAGACAGAGCTGTTCGCACGCTTAATTCGATTCAACGGAGATAAAGACTGCGGATGTTGTAGCCCCTCAGCGAGAGCCCAGCGAGAGCCGCAGAGGTATCTCCGATATTGTCGTTAGAACCCCCTGCCTTTAGGCATGGGGAGAGTCAGAACTTAAAATACTCCAAAAGGAGAAATGGTATGGAGATTGAAAATAAAAATTGTAAAAGCGGAATTATTTTTCCATTGCCAGAACATGTTAAAAATTTTGCGATTAGAGCTGTAGAGCAAGTACATCAATGTCCTAATGATAAACATAGTGCGGAGTTACTTGTGGAATCTATTTTAAAAATAACTGACCACGGTTTAGATTATGTTTATCTTTATCCTTTAGAATTAGCTCAAGTAGGAGTAATCGGTAAAAATACGGTTAAATTTGGAGTAAATGCCGCTAAAGCTGGCATTTCGGTTGTTGTAAAAAAAATTATTGGTTCTCTACGAGGAGAACGTTTAAAAGCAATGGCATGTTTTGTTGAAAGCATTATTGTTTGATTAAAAATTTTGAAAAGAAAATTTTGAAAATAATATTCATATAAGTTAGGAGGAACAAAATGAGTGATTTTTTACTCAATCTTGGAAAAAATTCTATAGCGAGAAAGGCTATAAAAAAAATGGGTTTGCCTGTCCACCTGCCTCAAGAGCTTAAAAGGCCTAAAAAACCTTGGCAAGATAGACCTATTCAAGATTTTTCTGTTTTTACAGCACAAGTTAGAAAAACTAATTTAACGCAAGCATTAGCTAAAAGTCTTGCCGCATCTGGAGCCAATACTTGGTTAGTTGGAAATAAAGAAATATTTCAGATATATGAAGAAGAAGGAAATGCATGGGGCAGATTACCTAAAATAATTAACCTTGACGATCTTCCGAAAAATATTGCTCCTAAAGCTTTAATATTTGATGGAACTGGGCTTAACAGTCCAGATGAATTAAAAGCAGTTTATGATTTTTTCCATAAAACAATTAGAAGTATATCAGCTTGTAGCAGAATTATAATATTTAGCAGAACTGTATCTCAAATTGATAATCCTGTAAAAGCCGCAACTGCTAAAGCTTTGGAGGGTTTTGTAAGAAGTCTTGGAAAAGAAATTGGAAGAAATGGTTCTACAGCGCAACTTATATATGTTGATAAAGGCTCAGAAGAAAGAGTTGAGCCTATTTTGCGCTTTTGTTTATCAGATAATTCCGCTTATATATCCGGTCAGACAATCCATGTAAGCAATATTGCTAAAAGGCCTTTAGAATTACCAAAGATTAGACCTTTAGAAGGAAAAATTGCTTTGGTAACAGGGGGCGCTATGGGTATTGGTGCTGCAACAGCAAAAGTTTTAGCTCGGGAAGGTGCTCATGTTATTTGTCTTGACCGTTCTTCAGAAAATGAACCAGCCAGCAAGCTTGTTTCAGATATTAAAGGCACTTTATGTTTATGTGATATCACAGATAAGTCAGCGCCGTCTAAAATTATTGAATTGATTAATAGCAAATTTAAAGGCTTGGACATAATTATTCATAATGCTGGTATAACACGTGATAAAACCCTTGCAAAAATGGATTCTGACAGATGGGAACAAACTCTTAATGTCAATTTAATTTCGCTCATTAAACTTAATGAAGAACTTTTGCCGGTCATGCGAGATGACGCTAGAATCGTTTGTCTTTCTTCTGTTACTGGAATAGCAGGAAATATGGGACAAACAAATTATTCTGCATCTAAGGCCGGAATTATTGGATATGTGCAAAATTTAGCTTCTAAAATAGCAGATAAAGGAATTACTATAAATGCAGTAGCTCCCGGTTTTATTGAAACTAAAATGACAAGCAAAATACCTTTTTTTACCAGAGAAGTTGCAAGGCGGCTTTGTAATCTTGGTCAAGGCGGCTTGCCTGAAGATGTTGCAGAAACTATAACTTTTTTAGCAAGCCCTGGATCCTATGGAATTACTGGCGAAGTATTGAGGGTCTGCGGAGGAAGTTTAATTGGAGCATAGAAATTAAGCAGAAATACTGGCATCATTCATAATAAAGGAAAAATAGTTAACACTTTATTTAAACAATATTTAAACTGGATTCCCGCGAAGGCGGGAATCCAGAATTAAAAAGTGTAAACTAAAATTGAAGGATGCAGAAATACTGATATATGATTCAGGCTACTAAGGCTAAACTTAAAGGGATATTCAAATTTTGTCATCTAAAAATAGTAATGATATGTCATCTTTTTTTGATGGTAAAAATAATTTACATTTAAATTTAAGGATAAATAAAATGGCAGTAAAATTTTCAGATAAAAATATAAGAGCTGTGATCGTTGGCGGTGTTAGAACACCTTTTTTAAGAGCATTTACTGATTTTACAAAAATGGATAGTATTTCTTTAGGAGTTGCGGCTGTAAAAGGCTTATTAGAAAAATATCCGATTAGATGGAAAGAAATAGACAATGTAATTTGGAGCGGAGTTATACTTCCAAGTGCAACTGCAAATATTGGAAGAGAAATTGTTTTAGATTCAGGACTTCCTCCTAATATCGAATCTACAACTATAACAAGAGTGTGTACTTCAGG is drawn from Desulfobacterales bacterium and contains these coding sequences:
- a CDS encoding 3-oxoacyl-ACP reductase; the encoded protein is MSDFLLNLGKNSIARKAIKKMGLPVHLPQELKRPKKPWQDRPIQDFSVFTAQVRKTNLTQALAKSLAASGANTWLVGNKEIFQIYEEEGNAWGRLPKIINLDDLPKNIAPKALIFDGTGLNSPDELKAVYDFFHKTIRSISACSRIIIFSRTVSQIDNPVKAATAKALEGFVRSLGKEIGRNGSTAQLIYVDKGSEERVEPILRFCLSDNSAYISGQTIHVSNIAKRPLELPKIRPLEGKIALVTGGAMGIGAATAKVLAREGAHVICLDRSSENEPASKLVSDIKGTLCLCDITDKSAPSKIIELINSKFKGLDIIIHNAGITRDKTLAKMDSDRWEQTLNVNLISLIKLNEELLPVMRDDARIVCLSSVTGIAGNMGQTNYSASKAGIIGYVQNLASKIADKGITINAVAPGFIETKMTSKIPFFTREVARRLCNLGQGGLPEDVAETITFLASPGSYGITGEVLRVCGGSLIGA